A genomic stretch from Lysobacter ciconiae includes:
- the tyrS gene encoding tyrosine--tRNA ligase has translation MPANLPTTDVASALALIGRGADEILKTDELATRLQSGRPLRIKAGFDPTAPDLHLGHTVLLNKLRQFQDLGHQVIFLIGDFTGMIGDPSGKNVTRKPLTREDVLANAETYADQVFKVLDRERTEVRFNSEWFGQMSAADMIRLAGQHTVARMLERDDFAKRYAAQQSIAIHEFLYPLVQGYDSVALKADVELGGTDQKFNLLMGRGLQEQHGQPPQIVLTMPLLEGLDGVQKMSKSLGNYIGINEPAIDIVTKTMKIDDVLMWRWIELLSFDISLAEMETLKGEVAEGTLNPRDLKLRLARELAARFHDAAAAELAVAGWNAAVRGQGDTAQLPLNDLAVPAEGLRIAALLTAAGLTPSNSEANRKLKEKAVRIDGEVVTDAQQVFVPGFEGVLAVGKRTFSRVRLVEG, from the coding sequence GTGCCTGCCAACCTTCCAACCACCGATGTAGCGTCCGCCCTCGCCCTGATCGGCCGCGGCGCCGATGAGATCCTCAAAACCGACGAACTCGCCACCCGCCTGCAGAGCGGGCGTCCGCTGCGCATCAAGGCCGGATTCGACCCCACCGCGCCCGACCTGCACTTGGGCCACACGGTGCTGTTGAACAAGCTGCGCCAGTTCCAGGACCTCGGCCACCAGGTGATTTTCCTGATCGGCGACTTCACCGGCATGATCGGCGACCCCAGCGGCAAGAATGTCACCCGCAAGCCGCTGACCCGCGAGGACGTGCTCGCCAACGCCGAGACCTATGCCGACCAGGTGTTCAAGGTGCTCGATCGCGAGCGCACCGAGGTGCGCTTCAACTCCGAGTGGTTCGGCCAGATGAGCGCCGCGGACATGATCCGCCTGGCCGGCCAGCACACGGTGGCGCGGATGCTGGAGCGCGACGATTTTGCCAAGCGCTACGCCGCGCAGCAGTCCATCGCCATCCACGAGTTCCTGTATCCATTGGTGCAGGGCTACGACTCGGTGGCCCTGAAGGCCGATGTCGAGCTGGGCGGCACCGACCAGAAGTTCAACCTGCTGATGGGTCGCGGCCTGCAGGAGCAGCACGGCCAGCCACCGCAGATCGTCCTGACCATGCCGCTGCTGGAAGGCCTGGACGGCGTGCAGAAGATGAGCAAGTCGCTGGGCAACTACATCGGCATCAATGAGCCGGCCATCGACATCGTCACCAAGACGATGAAGATCGACGATGTGTTGATGTGGCGCTGGATCGAGCTGCTGAGCTTCGATATCAGCCTGGCGGAGATGGAGACGCTGAAGGGGGAGGTCGCCGAGGGCACGCTTAATCCGCGCGACCTCAAGTTGCGGCTCGCCCGCGAACTGGCCGCGCGCTTCCACGACGCCGCCGCCGCCGAGCTTGCCGTCGCCGGCTGGAACGCCGCCGTGCGTGGGCAGGGCGATACCGCCCAGCTCCCGTTGAACGATCTTGCCGTGCCTGCGGAGGGCTTGCGCATTGCCGCACTGCTGACCGCGGCAGGCCTGACGCCGAGCAACTCCGAAGCCAACCGCAAGCTCAAGGAGAAGGCAGTGCGCATTGACGGTGAGGTGGTAACCGACGCCCAGCAGGTCTTTGTGCCCGGTTTTGAAGGCGTCCTCGCCGTCGGCAAGCGCACCTTTTCCCGGGTCCGCCTGGTGGAAGGCTGA
- a CDS encoding anhydro-N-acetylmuramic acid kinase has protein sequence MSGTSADGIDAALVRFDADADAGAGCRLVHGHTCAWDAPTRARLLELGQGAPIESIDELGTLDVHIAECFAEAALELIRAAGVDAAQVRAIGSHGQTIRHRPAGAAFDGRHRFTMQLGDGNVIAERTGIATVADFRRRDVAAGGQGAPLLPALHAAILRSESENRAVLNLGGIANLTLLPASCDGVSGAGVRGFDTGPANALMDAWCQRHLGQPFDRAGAFAARGTVDQALLARLLQEPWFAQAPPKSTGREQFQLKWLQARLRGDERPENVQATLLELTASTIADALLALQPDTTRVLVCGGGVHNPVLLRRLECRLPGVAIESTAVHGLDPDHVEAMGFAWLARQTLAGLPGNLPAVTGARGPRTLGVIYPA, from the coding sequence ATGTCGGGCACCAGTGCGGACGGCATCGATGCGGCGCTGGTCCGCTTCGATGCCGATGCCGATGCGGGTGCCGGTTGCCGCCTGGTGCACGGCCACACCTGCGCATGGGACGCGCCCACGCGGGCCCGACTGCTCGAGTTGGGCCAGGGCGCGCCGATCGAATCCATCGACGAGCTCGGCACGCTGGACGTGCACATCGCCGAGTGTTTTGCCGAGGCCGCGCTGGAGTTGATCCGCGCCGCCGGCGTCGATGCCGCGCAGGTCCGGGCGATCGGCTCCCACGGGCAGACCATCCGCCACCGCCCCGCCGGGGCGGCCTTCGACGGCCGCCACCGTTTCACGATGCAGCTGGGCGATGGCAACGTGATCGCCGAGCGCACGGGCATCGCGACAGTGGCCGATTTCCGCCGCCGCGATGTCGCCGCCGGGGGCCAGGGCGCGCCGCTGCTGCCTGCGCTGCATGCGGCGATTCTTCGCAGCGAATCGGAGAACCGCGCCGTCCTCAACCTGGGCGGGATCGCCAACCTGACGCTGCTGCCGGCGTCCTGCGACGGCGTGTCAGGCGCGGGCGTGCGCGGCTTTGATACCGGCCCGGCGAACGCCTTGATGGATGCGTGGTGCCAGCGCCACCTCGGCCAGCCGTTCGACCGCGCTGGCGCGTTTGCCGCGCGGGGCACGGTCGATCAGGCCCTGCTGGCCCGCTTGCTGCAGGAGCCATGGTTCGCCCAAGCACCGCCCAAGAGCACCGGGCGCGAGCAGTTCCAGCTGAAGTGGCTGCAGGCCCGGCTGCGCGGCGATGAGCGGCCCGAGAACGTGCAGGCAACCCTGCTGGAACTGACCGCCAGCACGATCGCCGACGCGCTGCTGGCGCTGCAGCCGGACACGACGCGGGTGCTGGTCTGTGGCGGCGGCGTGCACAATCCGGTCCTGCTGCGGCGCCTCGAATGCCGGCTGCCGGGTGTCGCCATCGAGTCCACCGCGGTGCATGGACTGGACCCGGACCATGTCGAGGCGATGGGCTTCGCGTGGCTGGCGCGGCAGACGCTGGCCGGGCTGCCGGGCAACCTGCCGGCCGTCACCGGCGCCCGCGGCCCGCGCACGCTGGGCGTGATCTACCCGGCGTAG